The Streptomyces pratensis genomic interval CGCCGCCGTGCGCCGCGACGATCGCGAGACGCACGGGGTCACTCGCACGGAAGTCCCGCTGGCTCTGCCGTGCGGTGTCGGGCAGCGGCCGGCCGTCGTCGATCCTCCGCCGAAGGAGTTCGGACGCCGACGGAGCACTGAGCAGCACCAGTTCGGTGGGTGCGGCTCTCAGACGCGATGCCGCACGGGCACCGGACCCGGGGGAAGGGGTGTACTCCTCCAGGGTGACGTGGAAGTTGCTGCCGCCGAAGCCGAAGCTGGACACGGCGGCCCTGCGCGGCCGGCCGGGGGCACGCACCCACGGGCGCGGCCTGGTGTTCACGTAGAACGGGCTGTCCTCGACCTTCATCGCGGGATCGGGCCGGTCCACCTTGATCATCGGTGGGAGGACCTTGTGGTTCAGGGCGAGGACGCTCTTGAGGAGACCGACGGCACCGGCCGCCGCCTTGGTGTGGCCGATCTGCGACTTGACCGTGCCGAGGGCACACCACTGCGCGTCCTCCCGGCCTGAATCCTCGTAGACCTGGCGCAGCGCGGCGAACTCAGCGGCGTCCCCCGCGTTGGTCCCGGTGCCGTGCGCCTCCACCAGCTCGACGCTCTCCGGTCCGTAGCCGGCGTCCTCGTAGGTGCGTCGGAGAGCTCGGGCCTGCCCCTCGGGCACCGGCGCGTAGATCGCTCCGCTCCTGCCGTCCGACGAGGTGCCGATCCCGCGGATCACGGCGTGGACCCGGTCGCCGGCGCGTTCCGCGTCGGCCAGTCGTTTCAGGGCATACATGGCGATGCCCTCGCCGAGCATCGTCCCGTCGGCAGCGTCCGAGAAGGGGCGGCAGTCGCCGCTGGGTGACAGGGCGGGCGTCTTGGAGAAGCACAGATACGTACCGGCGTCGTTCGAGGCGTCGACGCCTCCGCTGATCACCAGATCGGCCCGGCCGAGGGAGAGTTCGCCCACCGCCGTCGAGAGGGCGGCGAAGGAACTCGCGCAGGCGGCGTCCGTGATGTGGTTGGTGCCGTGGAGATCGAACCGGTTCGCGATCCGGCCCGCGATGACGTTGCCGAGCAGCCCCGGAAAGGTCGACTCCTGCCAGGGGGCGTAGTGGTCGGTGATGCTGTCGCAGACGGCCTGCGCCTCGTCCTCGGGGATGCCGTTCTCCCGGAGGGCCTTGAGCCAGACCGGACGCTGGATCCGCGCGGTCATGTGCGTGAACAGCTCCGTGGCGCCCGCCCCGAGGATCACGGAGACGCGGTCGCGGTCCGTTCCGCGAAGCCCGCCGATATCGGTGAGGACCTGCTCGGCGACGGTGAGTGCGAGCAACTGCACGGTGTCCGTGGAACCGAGGGTGTTCGGGGGGATGCCGAAGGCCATCGGGTCGAACGCGACGTCGGAGAGGAAGGCCCCCCGGCGGGCGTACGTCTTGTCCGGCGCGGCGGGGTCGGGATCGTAGTAGTCCTCGACGAGCCAGCGGGCGGCGGGGACGTCGGTGATCAGGTCACGCCCGGTCACGACCGTACGCCAGAAGCCGTCGGCACCGTGCTCGCCGGGCATGAGAGCACCGATGCCGACCACGGCGATCGGAACCTGTGGGGGGCGGGGGGAGGACATGCTCTCCACTTCCTTGCTGGTCGGTGGACGCCGGGTCGCGGTCAGGCGAGGGGGCACGGGGTGAAGAGGGACGCCGAGGACGGCACCGGCACGCCGTAGGTGCGGAGCTGGTGCGCGCGGGTGACCACCGCGGCGCCTTCGAGCAGGTTGAGCGCGATCTGCACGACGGAGCGGTTGGCCCGGTGCGCCAGGAAGCTGCCCGCTGTCCATCGGTTGAACGCGCCCATCGCCGGACCGCACCAGATCTGGTAGTCACCGCGCCGGGTGGCGTCCCCGGTGATGGCCCATCGGCTGGAGTTGCCCAGGTACCAGCGGAAGACCAGTGCCATGCGGTGCCTGGGTTCACGCTCGGCGCGGGCCGCCTCCTCGGGGTCGCGCTCCTGCCAGAAGCGCCGGGTGAGCTCCCACACTTCGTCGAGCGGGGCTCGGAACACGTCCCGTTCGAGCTTGGCGCGCAGCTGCGACGGCAGTTCCTCGAGCGAGGAGTGGGCCTCGTACGCCGCGTGGAGGTACCCGGCCCGCTGGGCGAACAGGCTTCCCCGGCGCAGGACCTGGAGCTTGACGCCCAGCTCGAACATGTCGGCCGCCGGGGCCATGCCGACGTCGGCGATGTCGGCGTCGTCCAGCATCGCCTTCGCGTCGTCCGAGATCCCTGCTTCCACGGCGACCTGATTCACCGAGCCCGTCACGACGTAGGCCGCGCCGAGGGCGAAGGCGGCGGCGACCGCGTCCGGGGTTCCCAGTCCGCCGGCGGCGCCGACCCTGACCGCTTCCGTGTACCCGAAGCGTTGGGTGAGTTCCTCCCGCAGGAGCAGGATCCGCGGCAGCAGGACCCCGAGCGGCCGGTTGTCGGTGTGTCCGCCGCTGTCGGACTCCACCGTGAGGTCCTGGGCCACGGGTACCCGCGCGGCCAGCGCGGCTTCCTCCGCGCTGAGCTCCCCGCTCTCGACCAGGGGACGCAGCAGGCCGGGCGGCGCGGGCGAGAGGAAGTGTGCCGCCACCTCGGGGCGTGACACCTTGGCGAAGACCCGGGTGCGCCGTACGATCCGCCCGTCCGGGCCCCGGCGCAGTCCCGCGGCCGAGCACAGCACCACGGCCGGGGTGAGTTCCATGTACGCCGACGCCGAGACGCAGGGGACGTTGTGGCGCAGGAGCAGCTTGGCGACCCGGTACTCCAGAGCGGGTTCGTTCGGGGAATGGATCAGGTTCACCCCCCAGTTCGGCATGCCGGCCAGCTCCGTGGCCAGCTCGTGCACCGCTCGCTCCACCTCGGGGCACCCGAGGCCACCGGCGCCGAAGAACCCGAGCATCTCAGCCCGGGCCATCGCCGCCACCATGCGTGTCGTGGCGATGCCGTTCGCCATCTCCCCGGCCACGTAGGGGAAGCGGACCCCGTGCGCCTCGCAGAAGGTCCGTCCTCCCAGCCACTCCGGATACAGCGGCGGCAGTGTGCCGACGGTCTCGCCCACGGGCCTCGGGCCCATCACCAGGCCCAGTTCCCGGCCGGTGGGGCCCGCGACGATGTGCGCGTGCTGCCGGACCTGCCGGACGCAGGCCGCGATCTGCTCCGGCGCGAAGACCGGCGCGGCAGCGACGGCCCCGTCGGGACATGTCAGTACGGACAAGGTCTGGTTTCCCATCAGGAAGAGGTGCGGACGGCGGGAGCGGCCCCCGCGAGGCGCGGGGGCGCTGTGGAACGCGCCCTGTGCGGGGCCCCGGCGCGGGTCAGGGCGCCCCCGTGGTGGACGCCGTCCGCCCCGTACCGATGCCGGTGGCCAGGTAGTCGAGATCGACACGGATCCCTGACGGGAAAGGGCCCAGCAGGCTCCGCACGCGGGTGTCGTCGAATCGACGGCGATGGCTGAGGTACGGCGTGAAGCCGGGGTAGAGGTCGGCGGCTGCTTCCAGCGGGTCCGGGTCTTCCGGCTTCTTCTCGACGAGCCGCACCTTCACCGGCGCCATCCGCTCCAGCAGGGCGGCGAGAACGGTGGTGGCGACGTCGTGGTCGTGGACGACGTGATAGACGTCGGCCCGCCCCGAGGGGGGCCGGCTCGCCAGCTGGACCATGACGGCGGCCGCGTGCTCCACCGGCATCAGATTCAGATGGCCGCGGGGGTGGCCCGCCACCCGCACCACCGGGCGGTCCCGCTCGGAGACCTCCCCTTCGGCGGGAGCGCCGCTCCCCAGCGCGGCCTCCACGATCCGGGAGAGGAACTGCAGCGGATGCTGGGGAAGTTCCGGACTGGGTGGCATGTCGGTGACCAGGACGCTGGGCCGCATGACCACGACCGGACGGCCGTGTTCCCGCGACCAGTCGCGTACCAGCACCTCGGCCTCGTACTTGGACCGCTCGTAACTGTTCTCGAAGCCGTACCGGTCGTCCAACTCGTCCTCGTAGAGCACGCCTTCACGGCGCGCACCGCCCACGAAGGCGGTACCGACGT includes:
- a CDS encoding PfaD family polyunsaturated fatty acid/polyketide biosynthesis protein, coding for MSVLTCPDGAVAAAPVFAPEQIAACVRQVRQHAHIVAGPTGRELGLVMGPRPVGETVGTLPPLYPEWLGGRTFCEAHGVRFPYVAGEMANGIATTRMVAAMARAEMLGFFGAGGLGCPEVERAVHELATELAGMPNWGVNLIHSPNEPALEYRVAKLLLRHNVPCVSASAYMELTPAVVLCSAAGLRRGPDGRIVRRTRVFAKVSRPEVAAHFLSPAPPGLLRPLVESGELSAEEAALAARVPVAQDLTVESDSGGHTDNRPLGVLLPRILLLREELTQRFGYTEAVRVGAAGGLGTPDAVAAAFALGAAYVVTGSVNQVAVEAGISDDAKAMLDDADIADVGMAPAADMFELGVKLQVLRRGSLFAQRAGYLHAAYEAHSSLEELPSQLRAKLERDVFRAPLDEVWELTRRFWQERDPEEAARAEREPRHRMALVFRWYLGNSSRWAITGDATRRGDYQIWCGPAMGAFNRWTAGSFLAHRANRSVVQIALNLLEGAAVVTRAHQLRTYGVPVPSSASLFTPCPLA
- a CDS encoding SDR family oxidoreductase; the encoded protein is MRVALTGATGFLGLRLVRQLLERHDSLTVLAHAGSPCALGRITRFMELTGAPAALTAELPRRLRVVETDLSRPGLGLTAAEFRRLADGLDVIWHSAGNIKLDDELGNLRRVNVEGTRHVLELAASGARRPLVHHVGTAFVGGARREGVLYEDELDDRYGFENSYERSKYEAEVLVRDWSREHGRPVVVMRPSVLVTDMPPSPELPQHPLQFLSRIVEAALGSGAPAEGEVSERDRPVVRVAGHPRGHLNLMPVEHAAAVMVQLASRPPSGRADVYHVVHDHDVATTVLAALLERMAPVKVRLVEKKPEDPDPLEAAADLYPGFTPYLSHRRRFDDTRVRSLLGPFPSGIRVDLDYLATGIGTGRTASTTGAP